From Punica granatum isolate Tunisia-2019 chromosome 1, ASM765513v2, whole genome shotgun sequence:
TAATAAATAGGTACGGATTTTGTTCGCAAGAGGCTATTTTAAGAACCGTATCTACGATCATGTGATTTGCCTTTGATGGTGCTAAATTATTCCGAATTTTTAAAGCTTGCTTTAAAGTCATAAAATATTACTACTATTTCACGACTTTACCAAGTGAACTGTGTACACCAACAATATCTTTATGAATTTTAATTGACTCAGCTTACTGCACATATAAACGTTAAATCAGACATTCCaatcatatattaattagtCTGTAGAGCGGGTAATCAATATGAAAACATCCAGCATAGAGAAGTAAGGTTATGTACAACTTATAGATAGATAACCTTGAGAAGGGGCAATCTTAGCATTGCCCAATTTTTCCATTGCCCGCCTTACATCACCCcccaataaaaaagaaaagggcatgTGAGGTATTCCACACATAAAAAGCACCCAAAGCAAAAGGGCACCAAAGTAAAGTTGCCCCTCTCCTGCATCTAAGTTTTTCCCTAGTGTATTAATTCCACCATTCCCACCCAATTTTAATCCTTATTTTCCATTCCTTTATTTCTTTTGTCGCTTTTTCTTGCCAAAACTCAATTATTTTCAACAAAACCCACCATTTTAGCTGTCCCCTTCAAACGcccccaaaaaagaaaaaaaagaaaaaaaaaacaccctcatctctctctttcttcactGACTTTCACAAAATACCACAAAACTTCTCACTTCTCTCCGCAGTTCTCTCTTATCACTCCCTCCCtctcccctctccctctctctcttccttgcCATATACAAAAAACTCACACACTCTCCCTTCATACACTCTCTTCTCTCCTCCCCCTTCTAAACGCTTCTTTCATAACCtcttcattcattcattcatccaTTCGTTCATTCATCTGTTTGATATATCAACTTGGACTCACTCGGTGCAGAAGGCTTGTTGGACGACCGTGTCAGAAACCATACAGACGACCCTATATAATTAATCATTTGATGGAGGCGCCGGACCAGTTCTTCCACGGCGGTTACTGCGCCGCCGCTGCCCAATTAACGCCCCAAAATTGCCATCACTTGTCGTCCCTCGAGAACAAGGACGTGCAGCATTTTGCGGTCGAGGACTTGCTGGACTTCTCCAAGGACGATGTGGGAGCCGTGGGGGGTGTTGTGAGAGGGCTCGATAGTGCCGCAGGCGGCAGCTCCACCGACTCATCCACCCTCACGGTGGTCGACAGCTGCAATTCGGCGTCGTTCTCAGGCTGTGATCCAGGCCTTGCTGCTGCCGCCACTGCTACCGGAGGAGGAGGGGGTGGGGATATAGGGTGCTGCGCCGGATTCGCTGACAACGACCAGTTCTCCAACGAGCTCTGTGTTCCGGTAATTAAACCACAAAACTCAAAAGCATGTGCGCTTAAACATATACTACCCTTAACGGATCACACCTTTtacttaccgaaaaaaaatatacatatatacacacacatatatataatatatttgcaGCTCGCAAATTTTtcgttcttttttattatgcAGACGCTAAAAATACCTATAAACTCACCAAAATATAAGTTATTTCTCCCCttgttttttcttattttatttttgtggatTATTCCTCTCATTGTTTTAGGTAAATACAATTTGTTTTTGGTAGGAGGTAAACACGAATTTTATTTCGATAATATCATGTTTGCCTAATTAGGGcaaagtattttttttccatgaatAGATTTTGTTAAATAGTAGGAGATTAATTATGTCAATTTTCActttgaatgaaatttttttcatatcttCATTAGGGTTTGTATTGTGATggttcgaaaaaaaaatctttgagTTTTAATTAAGTTTGTAGCTATCCAtctttctgtttctttttctttgactctttcttttttcactaTTTCAGAAATTTAGGGCAACCACTCTTTCGTTTTCAATTTAATGCATGAAACCAATGTAAtaaatgttcttttttttttttctgtacaTTTGATCGTATTAATTGGAAACGGAGAAAACGAGACTTTTAGGTGTATACTATTTTCGCTAATTGGTTATCtttataaattctttttcttaaattccATTATTCCAATAAAATTTATGTACAAATAacttgaaataatttttatcaaGCAGCAGTTTAACAAAATCCTCTTAATTTGAAACGTTAAAGATTCTgaattcatttttcatttatttttccacgaccttttttcaaaatctttGATTAGGGAGAAATAAATCCTCAAATaatgaatataaaaatgaaaagaaactGTTCCATTtaaatgatattattataagttTTCTTTATTAAAGTGAGCCTGAGATACTTTAGGTCTACGCTGCACCATGTGTTTGTCCATTTCAAAATTTGTCCTAGTTTCGaagttatatttattatttgctcaccggaaaaaaataaaaaaggcactgaaatttcttttgcttttacGACAGTATGATGATTTAGCTGAGCTGGAGTGGCTTTCCAATATCGTGGAGGAGTCTTTCTCTAGCGAGGACCTGCAGAAGCTGCAGCTTATTTCGGGAATCAAAGCCCGGCCTGATGAAGGATCCGAGACAACTGCCCCTGAGTTCCAGCCTGAACTGGCCCGGCCCCACCACCACGGCAAAACCATCAACAGCCCAATCTTCCATTCTGATGTCTCCTTCCCCGCCAAGGCCCGGAGCAAGCGGTCCCGGTCTGCCCCATGCAATTGGGCCTCCCGCCTCCTTATCCTCTCCGAGCCAACTAATGACGCCTCCTCTACTGAGCCTGACAGACCTGCTCCAATGAGCCCGCAGCCAGCTGCTGGCAAGAAGAACTCCCAGGCTTGCCCAAAGAAGAAGCCCATGGGACCAGAGGGGATCCCGAATGGGGAGGGTCGGAAGTGCCTCCATTGCGCGACGGACAAGACACCCCAGTGGCGAACTGGGCCCATGGGCCCAAAGACATTGTGCAATGCTTGCGGGGTCAGGTACAAGTCGGGCCGGCTAGTCCCCGAGTACCGACCCGCTGCCAGCCCAACCTTCGTTCTCACGAAGCACTCCAACTCGCACAGGAAGGTCCTCGAGCTCCGGCGCCAAAAGGACCTCCTCAGGTCTCAACAGCTACAGCAACATCATCAACAGTTTAGTCTCCAGGGCCAGAACACGGTGTTCGACATAACCAATAGCGACGATTACCTTATCCACCAGAATGTCGGGCCCGATTTTCGACAGCTGACCTAGTGCCGGTGATCATAGAGTAGGAGGCCGAACAGGATTGCAGGGCTTAGGTTGGTTCAAGATTTTAGATGCTAATCAAGTTAGTTCTCATATTCTAGATGATTTTTATTCCATAGAGTTTTCTCCTTCATCTATTTTTTCCCCTTGAAATTGGTAGCCaaacaatttcatttttcattagCATTGCTTTTTCCTGCCTAAGCTGGGAAACTCAGGAAATTAAACCGAAAATTCCTAATTCAGGACATTTTTTCAATCACTATGCTtctcattttaattattaatgtcTTAGATAATATTGGTAAATTCTTCTCTCGGAAGCAAATTGCTAATGCCCTTGAACTATAGGGTAATGGCAAGGCAGCCTCTTATGTTTTGACAATCTTTTATCTGATGCTCAGACAGCAAACATGCAACAATGTTCCTTAAAATTGTGATGAACAAAAtaatatgcatacatatatcattaattttcttcgCAATTAAAGTTTTTGCTAATTTTTGTCCATTGGACATAAAATTAATATGGAGAAAGTTTTACTGGATGAAGACAAAAATCCCATGTCCATTGTTGCACTTTGAACCATATGTGGTAATAACTCATAATGGAAGGACTGACATGTAATTTGACtcattaaaattaattgttatGGTAATATATTTGCTGACAACTTGAAATAATTCCTCAACTACTACTTTTTGGATAATGCTATTTTCTCGTTTTCCCATGGGGTCCTTCCATACATTATTACCTGTGCCCCGAAGTGCAATGAACTATCATGCGTTCACGAAAGATTGCACTTTGCTGTGTCTCACATAATAATTGTGGGCATATGCCTCTTCAAGTGGGCTTAATTTAACTCAGTCAAAACAACGAAAGAAAACCACTAATACAATTTCTGAATTTGTGAAAAACATGTGCACTTCGACATCAAATATAgctaaaaatttagaaatttttagaaatgtagatttttttccctttttgttggTTAATGAACGCGACTTAATTGGTGAAAAGTCAATTTCAAGTCACTCAAAAAACCATATAGGAGAATATTTTCTATTGGCCCACTTGCATGGCATGTGTGACCGGATTGACTTGTCTTATGGACTTACAAGGTGTTCATATAGGTTATGAGGATTATTAGAATGAAGTCTAGACTCTCCatgttaaaaagaaaaagaaatgtaggttctataaataaatagtgAAAAGAAGTGTAgattctataaataaatagtgACATTTTcagttaaattatgaaatgttAAGTTCAAGAAGTAGATCATCTATGTACAATTACAAAAAGAGGGGCCGCGCTCGGATGGGGCCATGTTGGATCAAGCGACAAATAGAATTGCCGCCAAAGTGGTAGTATATGATCATTGTGCCTCATCAATCTTGAAAGTTTAACAGTTCTCCAGTTGTGAAAGTCAATCAATCGTGAAAATCCAAGGTGGCCAAAAAGTGAAATGTCGAGAAATTCTATATTTATAGTTATAAAAAAACATTCACCATTGCAAACCGAGCTCCATGTGGGcgaatttaatttatattgcaCGGTCCCAAAATTTATTAGAAGTATCTTGTGATCAGATCTAAGCTACTACTTGAATAGAgagttgtacctaataaactGAGAATATATTGTGGTCTCatattaaaaaacaaaaaaaaaaaacaactcaAAATTGCAGCCCTCAAGCCTTAAGACAAACTTTGTGCCAAGGCACACGCCCTAAAAGCCTCATGAGAAAGTATAACTCTCGGCACAACAAAAAAGATTTCATCCTTTGTAGTTTAGGGCTAGAGCGTTATGCTAATTATTTGTCGTTCTCATGGATATCACAACCATGTTATTTTGTCAACAATTATAATCCGAGGAGACATATACGGGCCTTTGATCTAGTTTCATTAATGACAATCAAGTGACGTTACATGGCAAGTTACCTATCTAAGCACCCTGATCGCACTTTAGAGCTCCGTTTTTAATGAGGTACTTATGCATGTGATTACTAGAGTTTTTTGGGGTTTTAGTTTCATGCAGTCATGTCTCCCTCAGTCTTTTATCTTACATCATAAACATGCAAGATGGAAAATATTACATTTCTTTTAACTCACTTTCTCCAAATGAAACGAAGGGAAATACACAAAAGGCACCCAAAAGCCTCTACTAGAATGGGGTCACTTGCACCCAAAAGTTGCCATCGTTCGATGACATCTTATATTCGGCACATTTGCTGCCAAGAATTTGACAAATGATTACTGTACCAACTTATTCGATTCAATTAATCCCGAATGGATAAAATATTAACAGTCATTGAGACCAGATGAAAAATGTACGTAGTTGCAAATTACATATAAACTTGGCAAAAAGTTTaaggacaattttttttttttgaattacgAAGAAGGCCCTAGGCTTCGCTGGGAATAGAAGAAGGGAAAATTAAGTGGTGCGAAATAATTTCAGTATTGAGAGCCTTTTAATTTCATATGCAAACCGGCACTACTGCACGTTAacctccttctctctcttgctttttttttgggtagttCTCTTAATCAAAATCAAGGTGAATACAATTAAAGAGGGATTAATGCAGTGGCATATAATTTCGcctgataattaaaaaattttaagttcGATATTTATTGTGGGACTATCTGTATCATTTTATTAActtttaggatttttattcCATTGTATTAAATTCATTAGCCTCCTTtgtagttaaaaaaaaattcaaggtTAATATTGTAGTGCCATTATTacaatgcgtttgttttcggagttaaagtcacgaatttgtgattgtgattgtgattgtagaagaagacaaaaatatatggggcccaccagtttgacttttgaaatataaaatgaatggaaggtagagataattaattataatgggattgtattttaataatatatggggcccaccaatttgacttttgaaatgtgtgttttgttgtgtagtgttttgagttaaagttaaagttaaaatcttaaatcacgactttgaaaacaaacggagcaTTACAGTTTTGCCACTCCCAATCAAGATTATGACAACCGTACCTAAATGCATTTAACGCATCATTAAATTCATAGATACTAAGAAAAATCTTCATTCAAAAGCATCATAAGATGTCGACCTATGGCTCAATGTTCACTGAATTTGCCGATGGATTCTTTACCACTTTCATCCACTTATTGATGTAATTGGAAGTGCTTCGCTTTAGCGATATTGTTAGAGCTATCTTATGCTGCTTGTGCTTTTCTGATTTTATTGCTTGGCAATTAGGGTTCGGCCTGATTTCAAGGGAAGAAAATGGACGAATGTACATAGAAATAGAATTATTACGTGAAAGCCCGTATGATAAGCCGTCGGTTAAGTAAGTTTAAATTAGTTCAttgaacaaaataagtaaGCTTAAATTCTCTTCTGGCGAAAACCTGGAAATTTATAACTGGAAAAAAAGCAATCAGAGGAATCTCTTTTTTGATGGATCATAGGGATCAAATATAGGCATTTGATCTCTCTTCCTTATAATAAATCTGATCCATCCAGGCTGCACTGCCCGTGCCcactgaaaattaaaaaaaaaactattttctAGAAAATACATTTCATCtacctattaaaaaaaaattatattaccAACGTGGGCTGGTTAAGTAATTTGGCATCTATGATCCCTGAAACAAGTTATCAGATTCCACtcttgtaaatgaaaaaaattcacttaCTCCTTACGGACTGATCAGGTTCTAAACTGAATTATAGGTCGGAGCCAATTGAGTTTCCGAATACTAGATAATGCActctataaaagaaaaaatcttaTATCCCTGACGCGTCAATTAAGTAACTTTGCACCACGTCAGATGATTGATCTATTAGCCGGGGAGGGAATCGTTTTGGTTCTAGGGCCGGACGGTTCGAACCGTCTAGGCTCACTCCACCAATTGGACAGTTCCTGGCCGGAGTCTCCCCAGACAGTCTTGCCCGCCTCTGGACCGAAAAAAATTTCCATATTTGTTGCAATTCTACGTAAACAACTTCGGTGTCTGTCCGGCAAACTGGCTTTACGTAGCCGGTGAAAGTTGAGGGGTCAAAGTGCAGGGAATGTTAGCACTGGGATTGGTAACCGATGTATTGTTGGGATCGACACTGCCCTTTCTAGGAATCCGGTGGGCATCATCAGTTTCTGTTGTTTGGCCATCTTCTTCTATATGACTCCGAGAAAGATGGATGGAGGAAACAAGTCCCAACCCACGCGCCAGCACGCGTTTAAATTCACTATTTGCAGGATATGAAAGCAAGAATAGTGTTTGGttaattattctaaaatcaTGATTTCGTTAACTTTAGTGTCCGATACATAATTTTTCCAACATATTAATAACTGTTTATGAAAACTGTTTTACTTATTTCTCATTTCaataatcaattttaatttcaacaaTTTCAAATTGTTCTCCAATCATTTATTCTGAAATTTATACTTAttttttcagtaattatatTTCAGTACTTTTACATTAGTAACAGTACTCAAAAATTAAGCCTCAATTCAACTTAAATTATACTTTGAAGCAAGAAAATGGATGTAATGAACAGATTAGCATCGTTGCGGGTTTTTATAATGAATTGCAccgttttttttcctttcaaaattttaatttcattaagaaACATTGCGTGGTGCTGATCGATAAGttacaaatttaaatttttgtgtTTTCAAACAGTAATTGAATAAGATGTGTACAATACAAGATCATATCAAAGTCTCAATAGTATAGTATCAGCGATTTACACGCTCGATGATATTATAGGTGTACGAGTAAATATCCTGTGAGTATTACTCATCCGCTTGGATATGTAACATCTAACTAagatgcatgaaagtgaaaaattgGCCTTATAATGGGCTCACAGATTCTCATTTACAAGCATTTTGATTAGTTTTTACTCATTCAAAGTAGATGAGTAATACTCATTTAATATTTGATCTATTATGGTGTACGTACCTATCGTATTGATACTCTTTGATCTAATATGgtgctttatatatatattttaattactatatatatacacgacaTAATCTTTATTATAggatcatgcaaactcgaatttcgtctcgtcggaaCCCCCATGCGTGCGCGCTGATCACACggtttgggagtgtccacctttcgAGGGAACGCGtaacggacacgcgtgagaaagaATCGCCATTTCCTATTTACGACCCGGAGGTCAAGGGCCGGTTAGTTGCCGGGATCTAGGGGtaagggtacacctaatttgctaaggcatatgttCTTGTGGAACCGAAGATTTCGAATTCAAGAGTTCTGTTACGCGCGgacctatatcccacacgctctatcggtactctagtctGTCTAGGGTTTGtcgtttttatttatttaccgcttgattAGGTTTCGCTCATCTcactcgttttgacaccgtaaagtcgtgGAAATGATCGATTTGGCTTAAGAGATCGAAATAGAAGTGGATCCTCTGGTCAAGGGATCGGTCCACCGCCCTCGCATCTCGGCTAAccggaccgtgatggtcggTTCACCTTGTAGACCAGTTCCGTGAGTCGTGTGGTCCCGCTCGTCTCGGGGACTTGTAAACTGACTCGACTGGTTCCACCTCTCAGACTCCACGCTCGCCGACCGAGAtcattacataaataaatgtacaaataaataccTCACAGTGtactctcaaataataaatacgaATCACAATAAATGGATCTTGGTTGGCTCAAGTTCGGCCAATATTCCCTCGCACTCACCGTAAATTTTGGAAACATCAAAATCGAAATTAATGCAATGCGGGCTCATGAGAGTTGGTGGTCGGGTCCGACCGAACCAACGAATCCCAGGATGGCCGAATGGTCCTCAAGATATCTGTAAGACCGGTCGAGCATTCGGGTGATTGTCTAACCCCATTTCATGCATCTCGACCCGAGTCATCCTCCACTTGGATACTACTAGGGTCAAAACGGTGACTCAAGGCTAAACTCTATActgcactcgggttgcacgcgcacTCAATgtgtgggggcgttggacTTCATGATTGATGATTGCGGCGTTGGAGCTCGTGTGAGCCGTATTCTATGAGTTTGGGCTTGAACTGTTACAAAATAgacaaaaatagataaaaactgatgaaaattgatataaaccgataaaaacaaataaaaacaaacaaCTTGCGTGTTAATTGCCGGGTTTATGTGATTATCAAATTATAAACTAGGATTGCTTAACAAACGTATTTCTATcctaaacagacaaaaacataGCGATTATGTGTGGAGATAATCCGGTCATGGGCTGCCCTAAaagggcatgtagcattcggctttgtttaaAAATGACTTGACATATATGATATTTGTTGTCAAGCCCTGAGTGTGTGGGATTCTTTTAAGTTTTACTGTTTTGTGATACTTGACAGATTAACAGATTATGACAGAAGTGCGTTTTACAAAAAACCTAAAACCTAGGGATTTGACCCGCCCGTTTCCCTGTGTTTGATTATGTTGAGTGCGTGATTAGTccaatttcatattttatgaCAATAAATGCAATCTAAACACAAATTTAGGGAAGTGGGACGAAATACCACGGAAGTGCCAATCTCTACTCTCGCCCTATGAAGGATTGGACAACCTCTCACGGGCTGTCCCTGCTCGCATCTGTGATCCACATTCCTAAGCACCCGAATCTACGTCAGAGTGACAAAAACATTTCAATCGGGTCAAGAGGGCAATGCAGATGACACCTGCGCCCACACGGGCTATCCATCTTTAGCCGTGACTCAGAGTGTTTCGATCATTCTAACCCAGGGTTATCGGTAAATCATAAACCAATAATCTTGCCCTTGAgatggaaaaattaatttgcaaAAAATGGGACTATGTGATGCGGGCCACCTCAACCTATAGCCGGTTTCGACGAATCCCCTAGATCCACCAGGATCGTGTGTAAACCCGAGGGAGCTAGAAGACCAGTCGGTCTCCCCGGAGGTGGTCTAAGAAGAACTCTCTTGTTCCGACTTAAGCaacctcaaattgggcccagaCTTAAGTCAAGACACGTGAGTTCTTTTCTAGATATCCATGCTACACGTCTCAGTATTTATAAAGAAACATGGATTTagaaaagggcatgattatCAGTTCATGGTTTATCGACTCAATTACAAGTTGTTCACCAGtt
This genomic window contains:
- the LOC116195308 gene encoding GATA transcription factor 12-like — encoded protein: MEAPDQFFHGGYCAAAAQLTPQNCHHLSSLENKDVQHFAVEDLLDFSKDDVGAVGGVVRGLDSAAGGSSTDSSTLTVVDSCNSASFSGCDPGLAAAATATGGGGGGDIGCCAGFADNDQFSNELCVPYDDLAELEWLSNIVEESFSSEDLQKLQLISGIKARPDEGSETTAPEFQPELARPHHHGKTINSPIFHSDVSFPAKARSKRSRSAPCNWASRLLILSEPTNDASSTEPDRPAPMSPQPAAGKKNSQACPKKKPMGPEGIPNGEGRKCLHCATDKTPQWRTGPMGPKTLCNACGVRYKSGRLVPEYRPAASPTFVLTKHSNSHRKVLELRRQKDLLRSQQLQQHHQQFSLQGQNTVFDITNSDDYLIHQNVGPDFRQLT